TCATTGTGCTATTCCAGTTCAATATCTCTCTCTGGTTTTGTTTTATTCTAATTTACTTTTAGTTTTGCCTATATAACATATATACTTTGATAGTTATGGTTAGGATACTAATCAATTTAACATATGTTTCTACTCCTATTTCTTAACATAGGTAGCTATTTGTGAGTTTGTGGAGGCAATTCGTGCATTCCAAGTAATATTTCCTGATTCAGAAAAGCAATTAGTTAACCTTGCTCAAGAGTTAATTACCAAGTCAGTATCCGTACTTTATCATTAATTTAATACAAAGTATATAAATTTGCAAATTAACTTCTTAATTGTTTTCTAGGCGCTTCCTAATTATTGAGGAGTATGTAAAGACACGAATCTGTGGAGAAGATTTACTTGGTGTTCTTCGTAAGTAGTATGGCAGCCTCTTCTGGTTTTTCACTATTTTAGTTTTAtgttagttaatttttttttttgaaagatagtTTAATTTCTTAAATCAACTAAACAATTTTATCTTgtttgttttatattatatgttAGTTTTTCTTATAGACATCAAACAAACCTCTCATAATTTTTATAGTCACGATTTATGTAGCATTATTTGCTTCACTGCTTTTCATGGATGTATGCGATGCTTCTCTCATAAGTGATGATTCTATGGATCTATTTGGTTTTGTTTAGCCTTTCTGGAAGTCTTTTACTGCAATGCAGTGCATGTCTCTATTCTTATATATTGGATAATGCATTAAACTATGAGGTAAAGCTCACCATCATCTCTATTTGTAACAGATACATAAGCTTTTAATACTTTTTGGACCTTCTGGTATATCAAATAAATTTGAACAAGCGACTTCTATAGTATCATGCTTTTAATCCACTACTTAAGTACTATATTCATGTGTTCATAAGAAATATTTTCATGATTAAATTATATACAAGTGCTTTTGGAACTGATTTTGGTTTCTCATGTATAAAATTACGCTTGAACTGGGCTCAGGAGTTATCTGGAATGATGTGCTCCTAATGGATGAAGTCTTACAAGAAGCATCTCTCTACAATCATTCTCTTGAGGTCAAAGTTATTGGCTCCGATTGAATTTTACCAATAGATGTAGCTTTGAAGTCACCATTCTCCTTTTCTCCTCACCACCCGATCCTACTTAAAGTTCATGGTTAAAACTGGATTTTCATCAATTAGAATTTAATATTTCCAGGCTTCCAAGGTTGCTGTCAAGACGTATATTGGAAGTGTATTTTCTCATTTGATGCAAGATATCTCAGGTTAGTTGTATAACTTCGTAGAAAACTCCTGATTTTTAATTTCATCATTCAAGTTTGAAATATTTACCATACTATGGGACAAAAAAAGACATAAAATTCAAAGACTGTTGGTTTTAGCCAATATGACACCATGCTTGTGACATTGACCAAAAGCAGAAAATGGAGAACATTAGGTTGTATGTTAGATTGATGTTTAATATGTATATTCACCTGATTTACGTTAGCTACAAAAATAGATCACAGACAGTTGTCTTACTAACTGTGCTCTGAGTTAGCTTCTGTTTGGTAGATACCCTCTTAAAAGTACTGAAACGGGATGGAGCAGAGGAGCATTCCCTAGAAGTTGTTCTAGATGCTAGCATAAAAGCAGTTCTCGAAGGAGGCAGAGACTTTTTGCTGGTAAGCACATTTGTATACCTAGACTAATAGAAACAAGATTATAATTATGTATTTGTGTTGACCAATTTCACTGTTAAAAGTTTCCTATCATTTTTTTTCTGTTGTTTCATTTAGATTAATCTctttgtctctctctctctctctcgataATTTCAGGATGTCCGCAGAATTCTAGATGACAATTTAGAGATCCTAAATGAACTAAGAGAGTTAATCTTTGATTGGGTTCAAGAAGGATTTCAAGACTTTTTTAGACAACTTGAAGTTCAGTTCCTATTGTTTTCAGGGAGAAAAACTTCTTTAGCTACCCAAAATCGTGAATTGGCAGAGGGCGTCCATGGTGACAAAGCTTTTCCAAGCCTTGTCCTAGTGTTGGCACGACTGTCTGTTATTATTGAACAAACTGCCATCCCAAAAATCACCAAGGCAAGGATCCACTTAATTGACTAGTATGATAATTAGTTCTCTAGAATGAATAAATTTTCTGGTTAATATTCCTTTCATATCTGTAGGGTGTGCCTTAAAATTTCCTTGTGATGTTTAGGAATTAGCAGCTTCCTTTTCTGGTGGGAATTTTCAAGGTTATGAATATGAACCTGGCTTTGTTCCTGAAGAGATCTCCCAAAAATTTAGGTCTGCCGGTGAAAAATTCTTGCATATGGTAATTTCAAGttcataatttattttcaatggAAATGCAATTTGTACGAGCCACTGTGTGTGTTACTATGCCTATTTCACTCCCTCCCTCATTTGTATTTCTCTAGTCATATACAAGCCTGCTCGCTATTTTGAAGCTTGGATTCAACAATGTTTGCCCTAAATAATTTTCCTACTTCAAAGGAAATGTAACTAATTTCCACTCTCTTTGATGGAGTATCAAGTTGAGCTGCCTATTTATTTTTACCCATGCTCACTCTTCCTTTTGTTTAATAATGTTTCTTCTATCAAAAGTATCTACAAGTTTATAAGCAGCATTTACACACTCTTTATTTGATTCTTTTTAGTACATAAATATGAAAACTCAGCGAATATCACTTCTCCTGAAGAAGAGGTTTACCACACCTTGTTGGGTAAAGGTCAGTATGCTATATAcctttatttcaaaaataaaattacaagcTTTATCTTTGAAAGAGTTGAATATAAGTTTCTTCTATGCTTTGCGCAGCATAAGGAGCCAAGAGAAGTTCACATGTTTGTTGATTTGTTTCTTCAAGAGGTTAGTATCTGTCATTTTAAATCAATTGTCATTTGTCGCAATCGGGGTCGCGGCGGGACGGCGTAAAAAACAGAAGACATTGTATATTGTGTTCAACAAATTACAAGAAGCACACAAATAACAGAACTAGCGCCAAACAGAGATTAAAAGGAAAGAAATGTAGTTACTTGGTTGATGCAAGCTGTTGTCTCTACTCTTCTTCCACTCCTTCTGTTTCTACTTCTAAGGCTTGCTTGATGAGCCTTTCTTGTGTCGGgttaattttcttatttctcTTATTACACATTCCAGCTTGAAGTTATAGGTAATGAAGTGAAGGAGATTTTACCTCAAGGTATACGGAAGCACCACAGGGTTGATAGTACCGGAAGTAATGCTTCTTCAACAAGAAGCAACTCCTTTCGCGAAGAGAAGTTGACTCGATCAAATACTCTCAAGGGAAGGAGCCAGCAGCTTTTGGAAACACACCTAGCCAAACTGTTCAAGCAAAAAGTTGAAATTTTCACAAAAGTGGAGTATACACAGGTATTGAATAATCATCAAAATAGAGATGCAACATTTAAATAATTGGTTGCACGAAATTTTTCTTACTAATGTTTTGCTTGCAAACTGCAGGAATCAGTCATTATGACCATTGTTAAATTGTGCCTTAAAAGTTTACAAGAATTTGTTCGATTCCAGACTTTTAATAGGAGTGGATTTCAGCAAATTCAGTTAGATATTCAGTTCTTAAGGACCCCTATAAAAGAAatagttgaagatgaagctgcaatGGATTTCTTGCTTGATGAGGTTGGAAAAATAATCTGACCATGTGttttaacattttcaaattgttgttcattgttataaattatttttctatggAATTTTTTCCTCTATTGTTTGgtgttcctatttatctgttctgtatcttttttttttgtggcaCAGGTGATTGTTGCTGCTACAGAGCGATGCCTTGATCCAATTTCATTGGAGCCGCCCATATTAGAAAGACTTATAGGAGCAAAGCTGGCAAAAACCAAGGAACAAGATACAATCTCTTCATAAAACATGCTTTGGATGTGGGAGCTATGACTATGATTATGCTGACCTTTCAGCATCAGAGACCATGTTTTCTTTAcaattttcaataatttttccctaTGGCGTTTCTAGCCCGCATTCTTCATTGAAAAAAACCTATAGGTTAGAAAATTTTGCTCAATAAGTAAAGTTCAAGCTTTTTTTAAGTGTATGTAAAAACTTACCTATATTATGCGCATCCATAACGACTTGGATTTTGGAGCGTCACAAAAAAACTTATCTGCTTTATTTGAGAGCTAGTCTTATTCAAAATTAgatttgtaaatattttttcaagTTAAGTTGGATTTTTAAATAGGATACAACAAGTTGgatcttaataaaaaaataatactaaatAATGATTTAACTAATTTGAAGTAATAAATACAAGAAGAGCACTTTAAAAATTGTCATTTGAGTAACTTCATAATTTACCATAGATTTACATATATTTTGTCACAAACTCAACTATTGATTTTCTAAACCCGATTACTTTTGTATTTCATTATCTAAAGTGCACCATTACACTTTAAATGGtgtaaataaattaattgtGTAGACTATATTAAAGCTCTAAATTTAAATATGTGTTAAAcacatttaagataaaaacTTGCGGCTTCATTTTCATCTCTGTTCATTATGAATAAATTAGAGAGTGTAGAAGCAAACATttgaaataagaaaagaaactacAGCAGTTCTGCTGTAAACTTTTGTCAGCTTATTTGCGACGGAAAACAAATCCGTCACAAAGTCCTTGCCAGTGAGATTTGCGACGCAAGTAAATCCGTCACAGATCTTGTGACGGAAAATAAAGGATCCGTGGCAAAATTTGTGACAAAAATAAACTCGTAACAATACTCGTGACGGAAAATAAATTCGTCACAATACTCGTGACGGAAAATATATCCGTCCCAAAGTTTACGACGGAAAATTATTCCGCCACAATTTCCTTCCTTACCCAGCGGTAAGGAAAATATATCCGTCACCGTATTTGCGACGAAAATTGTATCTGTCACAAAGTCATTGCTAGCGGGTTTACGATGGAAGGTAAAGCCGTTACGATATTTTGCGACGGAACAAAATCTTGTCAACAAGTTTCCAACTGAAAGTAAGTCCATCCTTGTCAGCGTGTTTGCGACGGAATATAAATCCGTCACAAATATCGAGCTAACTTAAATTCGGGCTGGCCCATCCTAGCAATGTCGAACAGGTTGGGCCATTGAGGCaaactattttttaaattttttaaaaaggaaTAAAATATTTACTACTATTTGGtcagttattttttatttcttaataaaATGATTTCTCAGCTCAGGAAAAAAATGCActtaataacaaaaaaaaagatgatacAACATTAACATATGTCTAGTTTTATTCTATTCTAACTATTTATTTCAATATGGTTATAattttttcctcttgtaaaaaaatggCTATATTTAATGAAAActgtaaaaatgaaaaaaaatgtagCAGCCCCGACTCACATTAGGTTAAGACTATCAGCAATGGTGTTTAAATGGGtatgttgaatgttgaaatgaGTATGTAATGGTGTTTAATGGGtatgttgaaagttgaaagggggAGATAGGTGTTGAAAAAATTCAACACTTGTTAAACCTGCCCTCGGTGACACGTGGCACGGCCTGGTTGGTGAATgccaggcgcgtgccacacacgcgcAGACAAGGTGCGTTAGCAGCAGAATTGGCAGGTTGTGGGTCCCAGGGCGTCCGGtggtgggacgcgtggcacgcgtcggttgggcaccgacaggcgcgtgcgtgccacgcgtcagaggagagagagatgGTTGCAGTTGGGACGCGTGTCAGGCGTTGATTGGTCCGGACGATTTTcttttatcctaatctttccaactcaattatttcatttaaaaaaaaattaaaaaaatttaaaaattttaccaaaattcatgattttttttctctataaatagagacttggttcgtttgatttggacacagaaaaaaaaaaccaagttttccatcatcttattcatcttattatctttctactatcccctttgctttgaaatggatcccaacaagtaccatttcaacacccagaattcttctaaccAAATTCTCAACaattgtcttgcattttaagttaagcaaataaaatgtattattgtgtgcttagtttcttttcttccatttgaagttaataaaataaaataaattattgtgtatatttttttaaaaaaatattaaattgttaagtgttttaatttaatttacgttaaaaaaatattacgttaatttaatttaattaaaaaaaaacattaaattaaattaaatcgataatagtttatttaatttaatttttattgaaaattttaattttatgaaatcataaaaataaaaatataaaattaaatcaaaatatgaaataaaaaaagtggtggggtagggggtagggtgttgaatgaaaaaccattggagtgggtaaaagttgaatgaagtgttgaaccggagagagaaggtgatgtggagtgttgggaagagaaaaagtggagtgttgggaagagaaaaagtggagtgttgagggtgttgaatgttgaaaccattggagATAGTCTAACCCATTGGTTGACTCATTTTGACAAGCTTGATGCTATGTTTGGCTtaagagagaaagtgagaaaagAGAAATCGAATAGAAAAATCCGTAAGGATAATTGTTGATTATTTAAGTTGTTTGatataaatgaaataaaagataaagtgaagttgtaattaaaaaaagaaaaagaaaaagaaaaagaaaaagaagatggtAGCAGCATATCCCAGCCTCACATTATTGATAGGTTACAGTGGAGCCGATAGCAGCATATCCCACCCCATTTCCCGCCAAACCTTGCTTCATCGTTTATAGGTTTCGCGCCCATTTCTCAGACTCACTATCTCCACCATTTTCCTCCGCcgctctctctttctctccgcTTCTCCGATTCTCCCTGCAACGGTCTCTACCCTATCAAACCATGACCACCAAAGGCCTCAATTTCGATGCAGACACAGGTAAACCTTCCCCCTTCCCCTTCAATTCCATTTTCTTCGTCGTCTTCCGATTAAACCCATTCGTTTTTTCTCCACAGCCATGGCCAGAGAGTTTCTCTCCAACTTCGCAGATGACCATGGCGATGCCAAATACATGAAGATCCTTGTAAGTCCTATCTCTCAACAGTAAACTCAACTCCAGTTAACCACGCTGCTTAACCCTAATCccctttttctcatttttcaattttccccCTTTTCAGCAAGACGTCGCAAATCACAAATTCCGAGCAATAAACATCGAGCTCGAGGACTTAATTAACGTAAACTTCCTATCTTCCTTTTTGTTCAACATGGGTTTGTAAATTTCTAATCAAAATAACTGCTTTTGCTTTttctgtttgtttgtttttcatttgGTTTTGTGTGTGTTTCAGTATAAGGATCTGGATGAAGAGTTTCTGAACCGTGTTATTGAGAATACCAGAAGGTATATTGGGATTTTCGCCGATGCTATCGACGAGCTCATGCCGGCTCCCACTGAGACCTTTACTGATGATGATCATGACATATTGATGACTCAGAGATCTGATGAAGGGACCGAAGGAGCTGATGGTTCCGACCCGCGTCAGAGGATGCCTCCTGAGATCAGGCGATACTAGTGAGATTTCATTCTTAGCTTTGTGTTCAAATTTTACACCCATGATTGCTCAGTTTTGTTTCACAAGACCAATTAATTAGGTTTAGCTTGTGATGGAGTTTTCAATGGGCATGGACGGGTATTATGTGAGGGTTGTTTATGCCTAAGCTTTTATATGACAGCCCTAATATTATTACCTGGTGGTGTATTGCAGTGAAGTTTACATCAGTGCAGCTTCAAAAGGACAGCCATTTACAATTAGGGAGGTGAAGGCTTCCAACATTGGTCAGCTTGTAAGGATATCTGGCATTGTGACTCGTTGCTCAGATGTTAAACCACTGATGCAAGTGGCTGTGTACACGTGTGAGGAATGTGGTTTCGAAATTTACCAGGTAATTCATGAAAGAACTGCTTGAACTTTAGTT
This is a stretch of genomic DNA from Lotus japonicus ecotype B-129 chromosome 1, LjGifu_v1.2. It encodes these proteins:
- the LOC130732721 gene encoding vacuolar protein sorting-associated protein 51 homolog — translated: MSSNNDEALDEKAKRMRDLLSSFYSPTRSSSTSPNSNPFSKHPSPDDINSSSFQPNHYINILAQKSNLEGLLQRHVEMVTEIKNLDTDLQTLVYENYNKFICATDSIKRMKSNILGMEASMEHLLEKIMSVQSRSDGVNTSLSENREHIEKLHLTCNLLRKIQFIYDLPDRLAKCIKVEAYANAVRFYTGAMPIFKAYGDSSFKDCKQASEEAIAIIVKNLQEKVFSDSESTQVRAEAAVLLKQLNFPVDNLKAKLRENLEHFLSDTQLIPEVEETVSPSSHEVAICEFVEAIRAFQVIFPDSEKQLVNLAQELITKRFLIIEEYVKTRICGEDLLGVLRVIWNDVLLMDEVLQEASLYNHSLEASKVAVKTYIGSVFSHLMQDISDTLLKVLKRDGAEEHSLEVVLDASIKAVLEGGRDFLLDVRRILDDNLEILNELRELIFDWVQEGFQDFFRQLEVQFLLFSGRKTSLATQNRELAEGVHGDKAFPSLVLVLARLSVIIEQTAIPKITKELAASFSGGNFQGYEYEPGFVPEEISQKFRSAGEKFLHMYINMKTQRISLLLKKRFTTPCWVKHKEPREVHMFVDLFLQELEVIGNEVKEILPQGIRKHHRVDSTGSNASSTRSNSFREEKLTRSNTLKGRSQQLLETHLAKLFKQKVEIFTKVEYTQESVIMTIVKLCLKSLQEFVRFQTFNRSGFQQIQLDIQFLRTPIKEIVEDEAAMDFLLDEVIVAATERCLDPISLEPPILERLIGAKLAKTKEQDTISS